One genomic window of Roseobacter ponti includes the following:
- a CDS encoding DMT family transporter: MATLTPNLKGALLGLAGFAIYATNDVIVKVLGQTYAPIQTLFFLVLFGFPVALVMLVSDPTEASLRARRPLWVGVRVVGYLVNSLCGFYAFAVLPLAQVYSLLFTGPLMITLLAVPILGERLGIQRLGAVLVGFAGVLVVLRPGGDAGLGPGHLAAFGAAFGGALAAVAGRKVGEVERSAVLLLYPMLAAFVLTGAALPSVYIPVPLDHLALFALVAALNFAASLTVIAAFRSGEAAVVSPMNYSQILWATAFGALLFGEFPDLGTLLGSAIIISSGIYILIREQTGTRSVMRPVLTTLSRVPIAPAAWRAAGLRRRSGRPSGDS; encoded by the coding sequence ATGGCGACACTTACCCCGAACCTCAAAGGTGCGCTGCTGGGCCTCGCCGGCTTTGCAATCTACGCGACCAATGATGTCATCGTGAAAGTGCTTGGCCAGACATACGCACCGATTCAGACCCTGTTTTTCCTTGTGCTCTTCGGCTTTCCGGTTGCTCTGGTGATGCTTGTGAGCGACCCGACCGAGGCGAGCCTGCGCGCAAGGCGTCCGCTGTGGGTTGGCGTTCGGGTCGTGGGCTATCTCGTGAATTCGCTGTGCGGGTTCTATGCTTTTGCGGTGCTTCCGCTGGCGCAGGTCTACAGTCTTCTCTTTACAGGTCCGCTGATGATCACGCTGCTTGCGGTGCCGATCCTCGGCGAGCGCCTTGGTATCCAGCGTCTCGGTGCGGTTCTGGTTGGATTTGCCGGCGTTCTGGTGGTGCTGCGTCCGGGTGGTGATGCCGGGCTGGGTCCCGGTCACCTGGCGGCATTCGGCGCGGCCTTTGGCGGGGCGCTGGCGGCCGTAGCAGGCCGGAAAGTGGGAGAGGTTGAGCGCAGCGCAGTCCTGCTGCTCTATCCGATGCTGGCGGCTTTCGTGCTCACGGGCGCAGCACTCCCGTCTGTTTATATACCTGTGCCCCTCGACCATCTGGCGCTTTTTGCCCTCGTCGCGGCCCTCAACTTCGCAGCCTCTCTTACCGTGATTGCCGCGTTCCGCTCCGGCGAAGCGGCGGTTGTCTCGCCGATGAATTACAGCCAGATCCTGTGGGCGACGGCGTTCGGCGCATTGCTGTTCGGCGAGTTTCCCGACCTGGGGACGCTGCTGGGCAGCGCAATCATCATTTCTTCCGGAATTTACATCCTTATACGCGAACAGACTGGTACACGTTCAGTTATGCGCCCGGTGCTCACGACCCTATCCAGAGTTCCTATTGCGCCGGCAGCCTGGCGCGCGGCCGGTCTGAGGCGACGGTCAGGACGGCCTTCGGGGGACAGCTGA
- a CDS encoding putative bifunctional diguanylate cyclase/phosphodiesterase: protein MIPAQIFNQIKDKCTEGLVLALASEDDGAVMEVRWCNRAFTGITGYDFSEALGQRGTVLIGPDLEQGVHLFIIEKLMNWENFSIRTRNNRKNGELYRQRMTWTHLSDPDTGNHWWLCSIIELGDERTGLAKPASKDPEIADQESYERAIARVLRLEKENTRLHELAKAVARDANEDALTGLSNRRHFEVELKTWINNLKDHGTEFAVLYIDLDRFKFVNDTLGHDAGDRLLVSVAAMLRDLTSESDLVARLGGDEFVILKPLGTSALNISNLADEIVGRMQAPVTCEGKSTACSASVGVAIAKANMEDPEQVVADSDAALYHAKSQGKGRWSFFTEEMHASSIATKQLASDLLIACERREFIPYFQPLIDASTGRIASAEMLVRWAHPTKGVLAPAAFLDTAANMGILKRVDEIIFDSLHGALSNFDEAGVDLPRVAVNVSAGRLADPSFVHDIKSSGIDPGRLTVEILESVYLDRMGDVVRWTIDELDELGVTIALDDFGTGHASVQGLLQIRPSILKIDRSFIQPVVSNVSARSLVASIIGIGKSLGMRVVAEGVESEEHAVIVTKMGCDYLQGFFFGKPMSEEDLRNRLLETGGIFWSRALSETDGNTGRRAGGAI from the coding sequence ATGATCCCTGCTCAGATATTCAATCAAATCAAGGACAAATGCACCGAAGGTCTGGTTCTTGCACTGGCATCGGAGGATGACGGTGCGGTGATGGAAGTCCGGTGGTGCAACAGGGCCTTCACGGGGATTACAGGGTATGATTTTTCCGAGGCTCTGGGACAGCGGGGAACCGTTCTGATCGGTCCGGATCTCGAACAGGGCGTTCATCTCTTCATCATCGAAAAACTGATGAACTGGGAAAATTTTTCGATCAGGACCCGCAACAATCGAAAGAACGGCGAACTCTACCGGCAGCGCATGACCTGGACGCATCTGTCCGATCCCGACACGGGAAACCACTGGTGGCTCTGTTCGATTATCGAACTGGGTGACGAACGCACCGGACTTGCAAAGCCTGCGAGTAAAGACCCTGAGATCGCGGATCAGGAAAGCTACGAACGCGCGATCGCGCGGGTCCTGCGTCTGGAGAAAGAGAACACCCGCCTGCACGAGCTTGCAAAGGCAGTTGCACGTGACGCAAACGAAGACGCGCTGACAGGTCTGTCGAACCGGCGGCACTTTGAAGTCGAGCTGAAAACCTGGATCAATAACCTGAAAGATCACGGAACCGAATTTGCCGTGCTTTACATAGATCTGGATCGTTTCAAGTTCGTAAATGACACGCTCGGACACGATGCAGGGGACCGTCTCCTGGTATCTGTCGCTGCGATGTTGCGGGATCTGACCAGCGAATCTGATCTGGTGGCGCGACTGGGTGGTGACGAATTCGTCATTCTGAAGCCACTCGGGACGAGCGCGCTCAATATCAGCAATCTGGCGGATGAAATTGTCGGTCGCATGCAGGCGCCGGTCACCTGCGAGGGCAAATCAACGGCCTGCAGCGCGAGTGTCGGCGTAGCAATTGCCAAAGCAAATATGGAAGATCCCGAACAGGTGGTCGCCGATTCCGATGCCGCGCTCTATCATGCCAAGTCACAGGGTAAGGGGCGGTGGTCCTTTTTCACCGAAGAGATGCATGCAAGTTCCATCGCGACCAAGCAGCTGGCATCGGACCTGCTGATTGCATGCGAAAGACGAGAGTTTATACCGTATTTTCAGCCTCTCATTGATGCCTCGACAGGCCGGATTGCGAGTGCGGAGATGCTGGTAAGGTGGGCGCATCCGACAAAAGGGGTGCTCGCACCGGCTGCATTTCTTGATACCGCGGCGAACATGGGCATCCTGAAAAGGGTCGATGAAATCATCTTTGACAGCCTGCACGGGGCTCTTTCAAACTTTGATGAGGCCGGCGTCGATCTTCCCCGGGTCGCCGTAAATGTCTCGGCCGGGAGGCTGGCAGATCCTTCTTTCGTCCATGATATCAAAAGCTCCGGCATCGACCCCGGAAGGCTGACGGTCGAAATCCTCGAGTCGGTTTATCTCGACCGGATGGGCGACGTCGTCCGCTGGACGATCGACGAGCTTGACGAACTGGGTGTTACGATCGCGCTCGACGACTTCGGAACAGGTCATGCGTCAGTGCAGGGCCTCCTGCAGATCAGACCCTCTATCCTGAAGATCGATCGCAGTTTCATCCAGCCTGTTGTGAGTAATGTGAGTGCGAGGTCGCTGGTTGCGTCAATTATCGGCATCGGAAAGAGCCTGGGAATGCGCGTCGTTGCGGAAGGCGTCGAATCCGAAGAGCACGCAGTGATCGTCACGAAAATGGGGTGTGATTACCTGCAGGGTTTCTTTTTCGGAAAACCTATGAGCGAGGAAGATCTGCGCAACAGGCTTCTTGAGACAGGGGGCATTTTCTGGTCCCGCGCACTATCGGAAACCGACGGCAACACAGGCCGCCGCGCCGGGGGCGCGATCTGA